A genomic region of Paroedura picta isolate Pp20150507F chromosome 4, Ppicta_v3.0, whole genome shotgun sequence contains the following coding sequences:
- the LOC143836691 gene encoding BPI fold-containing family B member 6-like produces MGLDVKSLQLAFLFFFWGLVAFSQGTGAPGPCARICTCTILATAKHSMADSHILDELAEAATKNQGSNKAIKGIKGLKVKDVRPPNITLCYVEKVGLSLRVVTQITIAGKSFIGGTMEITVKSAMITISIMIVKNGKIHFEVTKCSVELLSCKTNLPSRPPSPHSCACFFLFPSMLPKIVNKFLNSTLGKVLPGMMCPAADKVVGEMEKKMENHWVPQEVAHHGTVMYTLKHIEIAKFHATICFEPVMTQANGELIEIPSSPPASAYSPELNEDKSEITMPVNVLNAYMVFYKDILNIDVTHDTVEVGYLVSVTVVKERVPTLELQESYSELKFKIRSTSSPTWDLEEGSATLIVAVTVELVANAQEDSVFLISLEHKISVTFTATDGGLHMIMGDCRLENVQDSSSTLGATDLESLVAYLLDLLTLTINPALEKAVGSGIPIPSMMGSDYGTVDIEIHKNTLRAVVSSDCTIDTEMPPLPL; encoded by the exons ATGGGGCTGGATGTCAAGAGTCTACAGCtggccttcctcttcttcttctggggcttGGTGGCTTTCTCACAGGGGACCGGCGCTCCTGGGCCTTGTGCGAGAATCTGTACCTGCACCATACTAGCGA CGGCCAAGCACTCTATGGCAGACAGCCACATCCTCGACGAACTGGCCGAGGCAGCCACGAAGAACCAGGGCAGCAACAAAGCCATCAAAGGCATCAAAGG GCTGAAAGTGAAAGATGTTCGACCTCCTAACATCACTCTGTGCTACGTGGAGAAAGTGGGGCTGTCTCTGAGAGTGGTGACACAGATCACCATTGCTGGGAAAAG CTTTATCGGGGGCACGATGGAAATCACAGTGAAGTCCGCCATGATAACCATAAGCATCATGATTGTGAAGAATGGGAAAATCCATTTTGAGGTGACAAAGTGCAGCGTAGAACTGCTTAGCTGCAAAACCAACCTTCCCAGCAG GCCTCCTTCTCCTCATTCTTGTGCttgcttcttccttttccccagtATGCTTCCAAAGATAGTGAACAAGTTTTTGAACTCTACCCTTGGGAAAGTCTTGCCTGGCATG ATGTGCCCAGCTGCAGACAAAGTGGTGggagaaatggagaaaaaaatggaaaaccaCTGGG TGCCACAGGAGGTCGCCCATCATGGAACGGTCATGTATACCCTGAAGCACATAGAAATAGCCAAGTTTCATGCTACTATATGCTTTGAG CCTGTAATGACACAAGCCAACGGAGAACTTATCGAAATCCCCTCCAGTCCACCCGCCTCAGCTTATTCGCCAGAACTGAATGAGGATAAATCAGAGATCACCATGCCAGTGAATGTCCTGAATGCTTACATGGTGTTCTACAAAGACATTTTGAACATCGATGTGACTCATGACACG GTGGAGGTTGGATATCTGGTGAGCGTGACTGTCGTGAAAGAAAGGGTCCCCACG CTGGAACTCCAGGAGAGCTACAGTGAGCTGAAGTTTAAAATCAGAAGCACAAGCTCCCCTACGTGGGACTTGGAAGAAGGGTCAGCCACCCTGATTGTTGCTGTCACTGTAGAGTTAGTGGCGAATGCGCAGGAAGACTCCGTGTTCCTCATAAGTCTG GAGCATAAGATTTCCGTCACGTTCACAGCCACAGATGGAGGGCTCCACATGATAATGGGAGACTGCAG GCTGGAAAACGTACAGGACAGCTCGTCTACGCTTGGAGCAACTGAT CTGGAGTCCCTCGTTGCGTACTTGCTGGATCTTCTAACTCTGACGATTAACCCAGCCCTGGAAA AGGCCGTCGGAAGCGGGATACCTATCCCCAGCATGATGGGCTCCGACTATGGAACTGTGGACATTGAAATCCATAAG AACACGCTGCGAGCGGTCGTGAGCTCAGACTGCACGATAGACACTGAGATGCCTCCGTTACCACTGTGA